A stretch of the Streptosporangium sp. NBC_01755 genome encodes the following:
- a CDS encoding phosphate-starvation-inducible PsiE family protein — MERQLAGRGIGGAAILHGIPAARASKESGEAMEGGQLPRGRRGSRVTEIMRNGSEQKMLRFLVWTERVVLYLVSLMLLVVAAAVIVFMWITVAQSSGSWTTKTITVIEELLLVLIILEIFVTVLAHLEGGRLQLEPFIIVGVIAVVRHILSVVVRLAVSMTAAESRAQWIELAVYAGVAFLLVAALAVARWSQRVADQGPSVGGGTDRRPGTGGGPSAE; from the coding sequence GTGGAGCGGCAATTGGCGGGTCGCGGCATCGGAGGCGCGGCCATCCTCCACGGCATTCCGGCCGCGCGAGCGTCCAAGGAGAGCGGCGAGGCCATGGAGGGCGGGCAGCTGCCCAGGGGCAGGCGGGGTTCCCGGGTGACCGAGATCATGCGGAACGGGTCGGAGCAGAAGATGCTGCGCTTCCTCGTCTGGACCGAGCGTGTGGTGCTCTATCTGGTCTCGCTCATGCTGCTCGTCGTCGCCGCGGCCGTCATCGTCTTCATGTGGATCACAGTGGCGCAGAGCTCCGGATCGTGGACGACCAAGACGATCACCGTCATCGAAGAACTGCTTCTCGTCCTCATCATTCTGGAGATCTTCGTCACCGTTCTGGCGCATCTCGAAGGCGGGCGGCTCCAGCTGGAACCTTTCATCATCGTGGGCGTCATCGCGGTGGTCCGGCACATCCTGTCGGTGGTCGTCCGGCTCGCCGTGTCCATGACCGCGGCCGAGAGCCGCGCGCAGTGGATCGAGTTGGCCGTCTACGCAGGCGTGGCGTTCCTGCTGGTCGCCGCGCTGGCCGTCGCGCGATGGTCCCAGCGGGTGGCTGATCAGGGACCGTCCGTCGGGGGTGGTACCGACAGGCGGCCGGGAACCGGCGGCGGACCGTCAGCGGAGTGA
- the trxA gene encoding thioredoxin, protein MRSQAKDASVIPCSKCGRKNRLPSAASGIPQCGDCHQPLPWVTEAGDDDFSEVVEAARIPVVVDFWAPWCGPCRMVSPALEQVAADLAGRLKLVKVNVDEAPRLSERFTVQAIPTLVVIDQGRVVTRRSGAAPAPALREWVDDALAA, encoded by the coding sequence ATGCGGTCACAGGCCAAGGACGCGAGCGTCATCCCATGCTCGAAATGCGGACGGAAGAACCGGCTGCCCAGTGCCGCCTCGGGGATCCCGCAGTGCGGCGACTGCCACCAGCCGCTTCCCTGGGTCACCGAGGCGGGGGACGATGACTTCAGCGAGGTTGTCGAGGCGGCCCGGATCCCGGTGGTCGTCGACTTCTGGGCACCCTGGTGCGGGCCGTGCCGCATGGTCAGCCCGGCGCTGGAGCAGGTCGCGGCCGATCTGGCCGGTCGCCTGAAGCTGGTGAAGGTGAACGTGGACGAAGCGCCCCGGCTCTCGGAACGCTTCACCGTACAGGCCATCCCGACGCTTGTCGTGATCGATCAGGGCCGGGTCGTCACCCGGCGGTCGGGCGCGGCGCCGGCTCCCGCCCTCCGCGAATGGGTGGACGATGCGCTGGCCGCCTGA
- a CDS encoding ABC transporter permease, which yields MSWAVFVGRRVVGAAVLLVLLSGAVFAATAVLPGDAVSAVAGTDASMAERARVRAALGLDRPVAERYAQWALSAVRGDLGTGFVGRRPVAEVLGARLPNSLLLAGLTLVLTVPLAVLLGLSAGLRAGGTADRLLSSLAQVAAGIPEFVSAALLIAVLSVQLDLLPRVSLVPLGGTPLDAPQSLVLPVLTLTAVALATATRLIRVSAADVAASPYVETARLNGVRGLRLALRHVLPNAVGPAVQALTLITGVLVGGAVVVESVFDYPGIGRELQQAVAARDIPMVQGIATALAAVMLLILLLGDICGRLLDPVGGDRR from the coding sequence GTGAGCTGGGCGGTCTTCGTCGGCCGCCGGGTCGTCGGCGCGGCCGTGCTGCTCGTACTGCTGTCCGGCGCGGTGTTCGCCGCCACGGCCGTGCTGCCGGGAGACGCGGTCAGCGCGGTGGCGGGCACCGATGCCTCCATGGCGGAACGCGCCCGGGTCCGGGCCGCCCTCGGCCTGGACCGGCCGGTGGCCGAACGGTATGCCCAGTGGGCACTCAGCGCGGTCCGCGGCGACCTGGGCACCGGATTCGTCGGGCGTCGGCCGGTCGCGGAGGTGCTGGGAGCCCGGCTCCCCAACAGCCTGCTGCTGGCCGGCCTGACCCTCGTCCTCACCGTTCCGCTCGCGGTGCTGCTCGGCCTGTCGGCCGGGCTTCGGGCGGGCGGTACCGCCGACCGTCTGCTCTCCTCCCTCGCCCAGGTCGCGGCGGGGATACCGGAGTTCGTGTCGGCGGCGCTGCTGATCGCCGTGCTGTCGGTGCAACTGGACCTGCTGCCACGGGTATCCCTGGTGCCGTTGGGCGGCACCCCGCTCGACGCCCCGCAGAGCCTGGTGCTGCCTGTGCTCACCCTCACCGCGGTCGCTCTGGCCACGGCCACCCGGCTGATTCGCGTCTCGGCGGCGGACGTGGCGGCCTCCCCGTACGTGGAGACGGCCCGGCTCAACGGGGTGCGTGGCCTGCGCCTGGCCCTGCGTCATGTGCTGCCCAACGCCGTCGGTCCCGCCGTGCAGGCCCTCACGCTCATCACCGGTGTGCTGGTCGGCGGGGCCGTGGTCGTGGAGAGTGTCTTCGACTATCCCGGTATCGGTCGCGAGCTTCAACAAGCCGTCGCGGCCAGGGACATACCGATGGTGCAGGGCATCGCCACGGCCCTGGCCGCGGTGATGCTGCTGATCCTGCTGCTGGGCGACATCTGTGGACGGCTGCTCGATCCGGTGGGCGGGGATCGGCGATGA
- a CDS encoding Hsp70 family protein: protein MANAVGIDLGTTNSVIATTEDGHPMVIPNAEGSRTTPSVMAFTDQGEVLVGQMARRQAILNPKGTIYSAKRFMGRRFEEVHDEIKAVSFDVATGPDGAVRFKVKDRQYAPEEISAFVLRKLVADAAKFLGEKVTEAVITVPAYFNDAQRQATKDAGKITGLEVLRIINEPTAASLAYGLDKKGREAVLVFDLGGGTFDVSVLDIGEGVVEVRATAGDTHLGGDDFDRRIVDHLADEFQRQDGIDLRAAPQALQWLFEAAEKAKVELSAVSQTQISLPFITADANGPKHLNTTLMRSTFEQITADLIERVKGPVEQAMADAKLTSADLDEVILVGGLRPRLRRTAAASLHRPRGRDPRARALVADDVLDGAVIRVGMTGGTLSVTYENPEV, encoded by the coding sequence ATGGCGAATGCAGTAGGCATCGATCTGGGCACGACGAACTCGGTGATCGCGACGACTGAGGACGGCCATCCGATGGTCATCCCGAATGCCGAAGGGTCGCGGACCACACCGTCGGTGATGGCTTTCACCGACCAGGGTGAGGTCCTGGTCGGCCAGATGGCCCGCCGCCAGGCGATCCTGAACCCGAAGGGGACGATCTATTCGGCCAAGCGGTTCATGGGCCGGCGGTTCGAGGAGGTTCACGACGAGATCAAGGCGGTCTCGTTCGACGTCGCGACTGGTCCCGACGGGGCCGTGCGGTTCAAGGTCAAGGACAGGCAGTACGCGCCGGAGGAGATCTCGGCGTTCGTGCTGAGGAAGCTCGTGGCCGACGCGGCGAAGTTCCTGGGTGAGAAGGTCACCGAGGCCGTCATCACCGTGCCCGCCTACTTCAACGACGCCCAGCGGCAGGCCACCAAGGACGCCGGGAAGATCACCGGCTTGGAGGTCCTGCGTATCATCAACGAGCCGACCGCGGCCTCCCTGGCCTACGGCCTGGACAAGAAGGGCAGGGAGGCCGTCCTCGTCTTCGACCTGGGCGGCGGGACCTTCGACGTCAGCGTCCTCGACATCGGCGAGGGCGTGGTCGAGGTCCGCGCCACGGCGGGGGACACCCACCTGGGCGGCGACGACTTCGACCGCCGGATCGTCGACCACCTGGCCGACGAGTTCCAGCGTCAGGACGGCATCGACCTGCGCGCCGCCCCCCAGGCCCTGCAGTGGCTCTTCGAGGCGGCCGAGAAGGCCAAGGTGGAGCTGTCGGCGGTCAGCCAGACCCAGATCAGCCTCCCGTTCATCACGGCGGACGCGAACGGGCCCAAGCACTTGAACACCACGCTGATGCGGTCCACGTTCGAGCAGATCACCGCCGACCTGATCGAGCGGGTCAAGGGTCCGGTCGAGCAGGCCATGGCCGACGCCAAGCTGACCTCGGCTGATCTCGACGAGGTGATCCTGGTCGGCGGGCTTCGACCCCGTCTACGGCGCACGGCCGCTGCGTCGCTTCATCGCCCGCGAGGTCGAGACCCGCGTGCCCGCGCCCTGGTCGCCGACGACGTCCTCGACGGCGCGGTCATCCGTGTCGGAATGACCGGCGGCACACTCTCGGTGACGTACGAGAATCCGGAGGTCTGA
- a CDS encoding metal ABC transporter permease: MTGDIWHQIFNYDNYGELLFLVRNSLIAGAMLGLVGGVIGTFVMMRDLPFAVHGVAELSFAGASAALLAGVNVAAGSLAGSIVAALIIGALGVRARDRNSIIGVLMPFGLGLGVLFLALYKGRAANKFGLLTGQIVAVDTVQTTWLISTCLVVLIGLCVLWRPLTFASLDPDVAAARGVPVRTLSSLFMILLGLSVAVSIQVVGALLVLALLVTPAAAAMRVSASPGLVTLLSVVFALTSMLGGILLALGSSIPISPYVTTISFTIYIACRGISALRTRAGDKPSGPFSAGEEAGLPSAPDMRRPSMHLR, from the coding sequence ATGACCGGTGACATCTGGCACCAGATCTTCAACTACGACAACTACGGCGAGCTGTTGTTCCTGGTCCGCAACTCCCTCATCGCGGGAGCGATGCTGGGCCTGGTCGGCGGCGTCATCGGCACCTTCGTCATGATGCGCGACCTCCCCTTCGCCGTACACGGGGTCGCGGAACTCTCCTTCGCCGGCGCCTCCGCGGCGCTGCTGGCCGGGGTGAACGTCGCCGCGGGGTCGCTGGCCGGCTCGATTGTCGCGGCGCTGATCATTGGCGCTTTGGGGGTGCGCGCCCGGGACCGCAACTCGATCATCGGGGTGCTGATGCCGTTCGGTCTCGGCCTGGGTGTGCTGTTTTTGGCCCTGTACAAGGGACGGGCCGCGAACAAGTTCGGGTTGCTGACCGGTCAGATCGTCGCGGTCGACACGGTGCAGACGACCTGGTTGATCAGCACCTGCCTGGTGGTCCTGATCGGCCTTTGCGTGCTGTGGCGGCCCCTCACGTTCGCCAGCCTCGACCCCGACGTCGCCGCAGCCAGGGGTGTCCCCGTCCGGACCTTGTCCTCGCTCTTCATGATCCTTCTCGGCCTGTCGGTGGCCGTCTCCATCCAGGTCGTAGGCGCGCTACTGGTCCTCGCCCTGCTCGTCACCCCCGCCGCCGCGGCCATGCGGGTCAGCGCCTCACCCGGCCTCGTCACGCTGCTCAGCGTCGTGTTCGCCCTCACCTCGATGCTGGGCGGCATCCTGCTGGCACTGGGCAGCAGCATCCCGATCAGCCCGTACGTCACCACCATCTCCTTCACCATCTACATAGCCTGCCGGGGGATCAGCGCACTGCGCACCCGCGCGGGAGACAAGCCTTCGGGGCCATTTTCGGCTGGAGAGGAGGCGGGGCTCCCGAGCGCTCCCGATATGCGCCGTCCATCGATGCACCTGAGGTAG
- a CDS encoding DUF1931 family protein → MAVMAVPRFERFFRSAAGVDVDKDDLRRYSDFVNDKLYDLLVIGQAHAKANRRDIIEPWDLPVTKGLQESIHRFRLLDEDIELKPILEQLATLPPLDLSVGEETAGRLPEIVGGLSAALAQTFKIVDPEVKNPATEQWERTIRVFDLLL, encoded by the coding sequence ATGGCTGTCATGGCGGTGCCGAGATTCGAACGCTTCTTCCGCAGCGCCGCAGGTGTCGACGTCGACAAGGACGACCTCCGGCGCTACAGCGACTTCGTGAACGACAAGCTCTACGACCTTCTGGTGATCGGCCAGGCCCACGCCAAGGCGAACCGTCGCGACATCATCGAACCCTGGGATCTACCCGTCACCAAGGGCCTCCAGGAGAGCATCCACCGGTTCCGCCTCCTCGACGAGGACATCGAGCTGAAACCCATCCTGGAGCAGCTCGCCACGCTGCCTCCGCTCGACCTGTCGGTCGGCGAGGAGACCGCCGGCCGCCTGCCCGAGATCGTCGGCGGCCTGTCAGCGGCACTGGCTCAGACTTTCAAGATCGTGGATCCGGAGGTGAAAAACCCCGCGACCGAGCAGTGGGAACGCACGATACGTGTCTTCGACCTGCTGCTCTGA
- a CDS encoding ABC transporter substrate-binding protein, with protein sequence MSRPFDRRRFLRQGALTAVALAAGPGLITACSADGSTASPKAAAASGTSRAGGTLRAAFVGGGASETLDFFNGPTPLDLVRARAWHATLGNLDPTAEDGVRYGILKGIDVSEDLSTYTLHLRPDIRFTDGSALTSADVLHSLATLAAGSTLPVFRMASLNFDLARAKADGALKVILPTVRPIADGRLILCQGNFLVVKDGTKQFSTGMPSCGPFTLTEFTAGQGAAFTRNDDYYGAALGQGPRLAGLELRSIADSDARAGALTSGEVDFVHDLSPVTARTLSANEKFDLVSSRSPYLVGLSFRMNMNVKPFDDERVREAFKLAADREAMVRTVFYGNATVGNDLPSMGFPDYVEGLAQRAHDPDKARSLLKAAGAEGMEIVLTTGPETPGMVEVATLYVEDLKKIGVRASLKELPAGQLFADFAAYTRLPLAASYQVPVPALSTYQIGTAGGAPSAFGWKRPDVDALVSKSRAQSEPAEAKRIGTEAQKEQWEDGNTVLPVFKPYVNAQAKGVTGIQDDLFEQFPGFSRAALT encoded by the coding sequence ATGTCCCGCCCATTCGACCGCCGTCGTTTCCTCCGCCAGGGAGCCCTGACCGCCGTGGCTCTGGCCGCCGGGCCTGGTTTGATCACCGCCTGCTCCGCCGATGGCTCCACCGCGTCACCGAAGGCCGCTGCGGCTTCCGGAACATCCCGGGCCGGGGGCACCCTCCGGGCGGCCTTCGTCGGTGGCGGCGCGTCCGAGACCCTCGACTTTTTCAACGGCCCCACCCCGCTGGACCTGGTACGAGCCCGCGCCTGGCACGCCACCCTCGGCAATCTCGATCCCACCGCCGAGGACGGCGTTCGCTACGGGATTCTCAAGGGCATTGATGTGTCCGAGGATCTGTCCACGTACACCCTGCACCTTCGACCCGATATCCGTTTCACCGACGGCTCCGCGCTGACCTCGGCCGACGTCCTGCACTCCCTGGCGACCCTTGCGGCGGGCAGCACGCTGCCGGTGTTTCGGATGGCCTCGCTCAACTTCGACCTCGCTCGCGCGAAGGCGGACGGCGCCCTCAAAGTGATCCTGCCGACCGTTCGTCCGATCGCCGACGGTCGTCTGATCCTGTGCCAGGGCAATTTCCTCGTCGTCAAGGACGGAACGAAGCAGTTCTCCACCGGCATGCCGAGTTGCGGTCCGTTCACGCTCACCGAGTTCACCGCCGGGCAGGGAGCCGCCTTCACCCGCAACGACGACTACTACGGGGCCGCCCTGGGGCAGGGACCCCGCCTTGCCGGTCTGGAACTGCGTTCGATCGCCGACTCCGATGCCCGGGCCGGTGCGCTGACGAGCGGCGAGGTCGACTTCGTGCACGACCTCTCCCCCGTCACCGCTCGTACGCTGTCCGCCAACGAGAAGTTCGACCTCGTATCCTCCAGGAGCCCTTACCTGGTCGGCCTGTCCTTCCGGATGAACATGAACGTCAAGCCGTTCGACGACGAGCGGGTGCGCGAGGCGTTCAAACTCGCCGCGGACCGCGAGGCCATGGTGAGGACGGTGTTCTACGGCAACGCCACCGTGGGCAACGACCTGCCCTCAATGGGCTTCCCCGACTACGTGGAGGGGCTCGCGCAGCGGGCGCACGACCCTGACAAGGCCCGCTCCTTGCTCAAGGCCGCCGGCGCCGAGGGGATGGAGATCGTGCTGACCACGGGGCCGGAGACGCCGGGCATGGTCGAGGTGGCGACCCTGTATGTCGAGGACCTGAAGAAGATCGGGGTGAGGGCCTCGCTCAAGGAGCTGCCCGCCGGCCAGCTCTTCGCCGACTTCGCCGCCTACACCCGGCTACCGCTGGCCGCCTCCTATCAGGTGCCGGTCCCGGCTCTGTCGACCTACCAGATCGGCACGGCCGGTGGCGCGCCGTCGGCGTTCGGCTGGAAGCGCCCCGATGTCGACGCGCTCGTCTCCAAATCCCGCGCGCAGAGCGAGCCCGCGGAGGCGAAGAGGATCGGAACCGAGGCACAAAAGGAGCAGTGGGAGGACGGGAACACGGTGCTGCCGGTGTTCAAGCCCTACGTCAACGCCCAGGCGAAGGGGGTCACCGGCATCCAGGACGACCTGTTCGAGCAGTTCCCCGGTTTTTCCCGGGCAGCCCTGACGTGA
- a CDS encoding Fur family transcriptional regulator: MDNPVESENHCQAGVAIDMQQVPWWHTRLNEAGIRATRKRVLVLEVLLTEAQPITAAKLHGELLGRGNTVGLTTVYRALSSLVDAGLAHAFTQTSETTYRICGPTRHHHLICRTCGLVTEEATKKRPDGFRVEEVYGICGDCAAFLQPANPG; encoded by the coding sequence GTGGACAACCCTGTAGAAAGTGAAAACCATTGTCAAGCTGGAGTGGCGATCGACATGCAACAGGTGCCGTGGTGGCACACCCGACTCAACGAAGCCGGCATCCGGGCAACCAGAAAACGCGTACTGGTACTGGAGGTACTACTCACCGAAGCCCAGCCCATCACCGCCGCGAAACTGCACGGCGAACTCCTGGGACGAGGCAACACCGTCGGCCTGACAACCGTGTACCGAGCGCTGTCCTCACTCGTGGACGCAGGACTCGCCCACGCCTTCACCCAAACAAGCGAGACCACCTACCGCATCTGCGGCCCCACCCGGCACCACCACCTGATCTGCCGCACCTGCGGCCTGGTGACAGAAGAGGCGACCAAGAAACGACCAGACGGCTTCCGCGTCGAAGAGGTATACGGCATCTGCGGTGACTGCGCGGCCTTCCTCCAACCGGCGAACCCGGGTTAA
- a CDS encoding metal ABC transporter ATP-binding protein, whose protein sequence is MTKPVEVTASHGEKAMADGDVMLSLVGAELAYGDRVLWQGLDLDLRRGEFVAVLGPNGSGKTSFLRVLLGQQSLSAGTLLVGGRPARRGSDLIGYIPQQRAVAAQTPLRGRDLVRLGVDGHRWGFSVGGRRSRRRVEELLEAVGATAFADIPLSVLSGGEQQRLRVAQALATDPAILLCDEPLLSLDLHHQQVVADLVNARRRSCATSVVFVTHEINPVLEMVDRVLYLAGGRFLIGTPEEVMTSQTLSDLYESPVEVLQVRGRFVVVGAPGSHDHGGEPAA, encoded by the coding sequence ATGACCAAGCCTGTTGAGGTCACGGCTTCGCACGGCGAGAAGGCGATGGCCGATGGCGACGTCATGCTCAGCCTCGTCGGCGCGGAGCTCGCCTATGGTGATCGGGTCCTGTGGCAGGGCCTGGACCTGGATCTGCGGCGGGGTGAGTTCGTCGCGGTTTTGGGACCGAACGGATCAGGCAAGACCAGTTTCCTGCGCGTTCTTCTCGGTCAGCAGTCGCTGTCGGCGGGCACGCTGCTGGTGGGCGGACGGCCGGCCCGCCGGGGGAGTGACCTGATCGGTTATATTCCGCAGCAGCGGGCTGTCGCCGCGCAGACCCCGCTGCGGGGCCGCGACCTGGTCCGGCTCGGCGTGGACGGGCACCGCTGGGGTTTTTCCGTCGGCGGTCGACGCAGCCGTCGGCGGGTGGAGGAACTTCTGGAGGCCGTGGGCGCCACGGCCTTCGCCGACATTCCCCTGTCGGTGTTGTCGGGTGGTGAGCAGCAACGGCTGCGGGTCGCTCAAGCTCTCGCCACCGATCCGGCCATCTTGCTCTGCGACGAGCCGTTGTTGTCGTTGGACCTGCACCACCAGCAGGTGGTGGCCGACCTCGTGAACGCGCGGCGACGTTCCTGCGCCACCTCGGTGGTGTTCGTCACGCACGAGATCAACCCGGTTCTGGAGATGGTCGACCGGGTGCTCTACCTCGCCGGAGGGCGGTTTCTGATCGGCACCCCTGAGGAGGTCATGACCTCGCAGACCTTGTCCGACCTGTACGAAAGCCCGGTGGAGGTGCTTCAGGTCCGCGGCAGGTTCGTGGTCGTCGGCGCCCCCGGTTCCCACGACCACGGCGGAGAGCCTGCAGCATGA
- a CDS encoding ferredoxin yields MAIDPGPLETDSEWSGIEVTVEAGVCVGAGQCVLAAPEVFDQGTDGLVVLLDETPPPSLHAAVREAARRCPSGAVTVGDSTAR; encoded by the coding sequence TTGGCAATCGACCCGGGACCGCTCGAGACCGATTCCGAGTGGTCAGGTATCGAGGTGACCGTGGAGGCGGGCGTCTGTGTCGGCGCCGGACAATGCGTGCTCGCCGCCCCCGAGGTCTTCGATCAGGGCACCGACGGGCTGGTGGTCCTTCTCGACGAGACTCCGCCCCCTTCTCTGCACGCCGCCGTGCGAGAGGCCGCACGTCGGTGCCCGTCCGGTGCCGTCACCGTCGGCGACAGCACGGCCCGCTGA
- a CDS encoding helix-turn-helix domain-containing protein: MGRIAFLLLALFAEMERTFTAERAAHARAVAESTGRPVAHPADKIEYARLLKAQGHTLGQVAAKTGIPKTSLHRYLTPQPGGQAT, translated from the coding sequence ATGGGCCGCATCGCCTTCCTGCTGCTGGCCCTGTTCGCCGAGATGGAACGCACCTTCACCGCCGAGCGCGCCGCCCACGCCCGCGCCGTCGCCGAGAGCACCGGCCGCCCCGTCGCCCACCCGGCCGACAAAATCGAGTACGCCCGGCTACTGAAGGCCCAAGGCCACACCCTCGGCCAGGTCGCGGCCAAGACCGGCATCCCCAAAACCTCCCTGCACCGCTACCTCACCCCGCAACCAGGAGGCCAGGCGACGTAA
- a CDS encoding metal ABC transporter solute-binding protein, Zn/Mn family codes for MHLMRSAALCALALLMAGCGASSSPSPQPVSPAAGTSSPSTPVTAVASTNVYGDIVKQVGGDKVAVTSIISDPAQDPHSYEANTQNQLALSKAKVVVENGGGYDDFIDTMLASSGNPSAQVINAVTVSGKTAPAGGELNEHIWYDFPSVAKIADQVSAALTKADPASAATFTANADAFKQKLQPLVEHEAKIAAEADGATVAITEPVPLYILEATGLKNLTPEEFSEAIEEGDDVSPQVLRETLALFSGKKVKALVYNEQTSGPQTEQLKKAADDNGIPVVAVTETLPEGKDYIGWMSANLDALQAALAK; via the coding sequence ATGCACCTCATGCGCTCCGCCGCTCTCTGTGCCCTGGCGCTGCTGATGGCCGGATGCGGCGCGTCCTCCTCCCCCTCGCCGCAGCCGGTGTCCCCCGCGGCCGGGACCTCGTCGCCCTCAACGCCTGTCACCGCGGTGGCCTCGACCAACGTCTACGGCGACATCGTCAAGCAGGTGGGAGGCGACAAGGTCGCGGTGACCTCGATCATCTCCGATCCCGCGCAGGATCCGCACTCCTATGAGGCCAACACCCAAAACCAGCTCGCGCTGTCCAAGGCGAAGGTGGTCGTCGAGAACGGCGGCGGCTATGACGACTTCATCGACACCATGCTCGCCTCCAGCGGCAACCCCTCCGCGCAGGTCATCAACGCCGTCACCGTCTCCGGCAAGACCGCACCCGCCGGCGGCGAACTCAACGAGCACATCTGGTACGACTTCCCTTCGGTCGCCAAGATCGCCGACCAGGTCTCCGCGGCTCTGACCAAGGCCGATCCCGCCTCGGCGGCCACCTTCACCGCCAACGCCGATGCCTTCAAGCAGAAGCTCCAGCCGCTCGTCGAACACGAGGCGAAGATCGCCGCTGAGGCGGACGGCGCCACTGTGGCCATCACCGAGCCCGTCCCGCTGTACATCCTGGAGGCCACGGGGTTGAAGAACCTCACTCCGGAGGAGTTCAGCGAGGCCATCGAGGAAGGCGACGATGTCTCCCCTCAGGTCCTGCGGGAGACGCTCGCCCTGTTCAGCGGCAAGAAGGTCAAAGCCCTGGTCTACAACGAGCAGACGAGCGGGCCGCAGACCGAGCAGCTCAAGAAGGCGGCCGACGATAACGGCATCCCGGTGGTGGCGGTCACCGAGACCCTGCCTGAGGGCAAGGACTACATCGGCTGGATGAGCGCCAACCTCGACGCGCTCCAGGCCGCTCTGGCCAAATGA
- a CDS encoding NAD(P)/FAD-dependent oxidoreductase yields MRWPPELSETPDPQGAYPRLSDAQLQALAPHGERRRVRRDEVLYAEGLPCTEFFAVLAGKMVLDNVATGGQAGTSSRIENYLGFPSGISGGELAERAAIQAGKFGARFCVPAQACGLRLDAGDHIVTVGEGGTIHARTLIVATGVRYRRLDVQNLERFEPTSVYYAATMFEAQMCKRDPIVVVGGGNSAGQAAFFLARHAARVRLLVREDALSRNMSRYLAVEIERHSQIQIMLNTEARELMGEERLAAVIAENNVTGERSTIEARAMFIFIGAAPYTAWLANEIALDPRGYILTGADATRSGKEGTPDSADRPFPLETSRAGVFAAGDVRSGSIKRVAAAVGEGAMAVRLIHDYLQAGQ; encoded by the coding sequence ATGCGCTGGCCGCCTGAGCTTTCCGAGACGCCGGACCCGCAGGGGGCCTACCCGCGGCTGAGCGACGCGCAGCTCCAGGCGCTGGCCCCGCACGGCGAGCGGCGCCGCGTCCGCCGAGACGAGGTCCTGTACGCGGAGGGTCTTCCGTGCACCGAGTTCTTCGCGGTCCTGGCCGGCAAGATGGTCCTGGACAATGTCGCGACGGGCGGCCAGGCGGGCACCTCCTCGCGGATCGAGAACTACCTCGGCTTCCCGTCCGGGATCTCCGGCGGCGAACTGGCGGAGCGGGCGGCGATCCAGGCCGGCAAGTTCGGCGCGCGTTTCTGCGTCCCCGCACAGGCATGCGGACTGCGCCTGGACGCGGGCGATCACATCGTCACCGTAGGGGAGGGCGGCACGATCCACGCGCGCACCCTGATCGTCGCGACCGGCGTCCGCTACCGGAGGCTCGATGTCCAGAATCTGGAAAGGTTCGAGCCCACGAGCGTCTACTACGCGGCGACCATGTTCGAAGCCCAGATGTGCAAGCGGGACCCGATCGTCGTCGTGGGCGGAGGCAACTCGGCCGGCCAGGCCGCCTTCTTCCTGGCCCGGCACGCCGCCCGCGTCCGGCTGCTCGTGCGCGAGGACGCGCTGTCCAGGAACATGTCCCGCTACCTGGCCGTCGAGATCGAACGGCACTCCCAGATCCAGATCATGCTGAACACCGAGGCCCGGGAGCTGATGGGAGAAGAGAGGCTCGCCGCGGTCATCGCCGAAAACAACGTCACCGGCGAGCGTTCCACGATCGAGGCCCGCGCGATGTTCATCTTCATCGGCGCGGCGCCGTACACCGCCTGGCTGGCCAACGAGATCGCGCTCGACCCGCGGGGCTACATCCTGACGGGCGCGGACGCCACCCGGTCCGGCAAGGAAGGCACACCCGACTCCGCCGACCGGCCGTTTCCGCTGGAGACGAGCAGGGCGGGCGTGTTCGCGGCCGGGGACGTGCGGAGCGGGTCGATCAAGCGGGTGGCCGCAGCGGTCGGTGAAGGCGCCATGGCCGTACGACTGATCCACGACTACCTCCAGGCCGGACAGTGA
- a CDS encoding ester cyclase yields MTMGDARALKDKLLEAFNAQDLDRVLQCHSQDGVLVTPEGVAEGHAQIASFYEEVFKGFPDLRMTVWHTVFCADPAVTEWMLTGTHNGPFMLPGGGVLDGTGRSVAVRGTSTCSVGNDKIIAHRIYYDQLELYSQLGGELVFDDRSSSAGEGRPSPGD; encoded by the coding sequence ATGACCATGGGCGACGCTCGCGCGCTCAAGGACAAGCTGCTCGAGGCCTTCAACGCCCAAGATCTGGATCGTGTTCTTCAGTGCCACAGCCAGGACGGGGTCCTGGTGACCCCGGAGGGCGTCGCGGAAGGACACGCTCAGATCGCCTCGTTCTACGAGGAGGTCTTCAAAGGGTTTCCGGACCTGCGCATGACGGTCTGGCACACGGTGTTCTGCGCCGATCCCGCGGTGACCGAATGGATGCTCACCGGCACGCATAACGGGCCTTTCATGCTGCCCGGCGGGGGTGTGCTGGACGGAACCGGCCGTTCCGTCGCCGTTCGCGGCACCAGCACCTGCTCCGTCGGCAACGACAAGATCATCGCTCATCGGATCTACTACGACCAGCTGGAGCTGTACAGTCAGCTTGGTGGCGAACTCGTCTTCGACGATCGCTCATCATCCGCAGGCGAGGGACGGCCGTCGCCCGGCGACTGA